The Orcinus orca chromosome 1, mOrcOrc1.1, whole genome shotgun sequence DNA window TCTCTGCAGCatcaatgctgtttgatagcattttacccatagtagaatttctttgaaaattggAGCCAGTCCTCTTAAACCCTGCTTTATGAGCTAAGTTTATGTAATGCGCTAAATTCTTGGTTGTcctttcaacagtcttcacagcatctttaccaggagtagattccatctcaagaaaccactttctttgttcATCCATTGGAAGCAGCTGCTTAtccattcaagttttatcataAAATTGCAGCAGTTCAGTCACAACTTCAggtttcacttctaattctagttttttttgctatttccaccacatctacaGTTATtttctccactgaagtcttgaacccctcaaagtcatccatgaaacAAAAGTTTTACAACACAATGGTTTATTCTGACACATTTCGTTTACTTTTTTATAATGTGATCACTGCCCACTAAACTGATTTTATTACCAACTAATGAGGtgaaatctaaaatttaaaaaactctgTCCTAGACCACCTtgatatttgttatttatagatatGCAAAATGTCAGTACTTGATATGGTGAAGAATTATAAACTTTTAGAGTTAGAAGTGATTCTAACCACAAATCATATAACAATCAGAGCATGTTAAAGGGACTTTAGGTCACATCACCctttcattttagagataaggattCAGATCCAACACTAGTGAGTCGTGCAAAATTACACACATGTACTCCTAGACATAATTTTAGAGCAGATATGAAATCCACTTCAATCTGTACCTTGCTCCGTGAAGTCTTTCGGTGGGATAACAACATGGTCAGAACCATCATGTTGGCCATGGTGAGGTAAAATTAGGATTCAAGTCAGTTTCATGGTCTCCTTGGCTCAGCTACCGACACCAGGACAGGCAAGCAGTGCTGCTTGGCAGCTGTACAGCCCTAAAATACTGCTTGCTTTTCTTTGACGAGCTTGAAGGAAAATTAGAATGTGGATATTGGAGATCACAGTGCCATCTTAAGTTGACAAAGCCCATCAATGAACCATAAATGATAATCGTGGTAATTACAGTAAAGAAGAGTTCTAGGTCAGTGGGTGGTTTTATCTTGacttaaaaagagggaaaatgaggTAGAAGTCAAAGTGATAGCCCAGTCCACAAGTTATCTTAGAGTATTTGTAAGTTGATTTTCAGAATGAGTCCTACTGCTTTGGGGCAGAGGGTGCTGACATTGCAGGAGGAGGAGCTGCCAAAGCCAGTGATTTTCTTTCCCAAACAGGCAACTGGACTCATTTtgtgcttggcatatagttggacatgattttttttaagtagcttaTCCATTAGAAATGATGTAAATTAAACCAACTCTTTAGCACAGGGCTTGACATGAGattaatgcttaataaatatctgttaataaAACTATACTTTTATTTGTAGACTGACACCTTTTACTATTAGGAagcattctttgtgtgtgtgtgtgtgtgtgtgtgtgtatgtgtgtgtgtgtgtgtgtgtgtgtgtgtgagttccaTAAAACACAGACAGCAGCAAAATAACTTTTTATCTTGTACTCAATATCATTTATAGAAGCAGAGTATAGCGGATTTTGAAGAAGGGAGGCAGTCCCCAGTACTAGTACTTACCAGcagggtgaccttgggccagtttcTTAATTCTTTGTGACTTTTAGTTCCCTCATTCatatacctacctcatagggctatTTCAAGTATTAAATAAAGCCATGTAGAGCTTTCAAATTAGTATACATAAGTAGGTAATCAATACACGGTAATTTCTATTATTATCTTTATCATTAGATATGAATAATCAAGAACAGCTTTGTACCTTCACTGTAGATCTTTATTTGTGAGGCTGTAAATAATTTCTCATCTTCCCTTTGAATTTGTTGAAGGTATTCTGGGCCTTATGAAGAGTTATGAGAGTCTGGTACTAATTCCATCacaagttctttttctttttttttctctttttcttttcttttttttttttttactttttggtcaCACCGCGTGGCatgcggtatcttagttcccccgaccagggatggaacctgtgcccgctgcagtggaagtgtggagtcttaactgctggaccaccagggaagtcccacaaattctttttctttaactgagTTAGGCTACCCCTAAATGTAGAGTGTTAAATCAGATGATCACTAAGCTTTACTTGACTCTAGAAtcctgagttttgtgagctgATGTGAAGgtactctcttttttcttctgtttcccagGCATACCATGAACaacttctcctttcctctccagtCCCTCACATATGTAGGGATACACAGAAGTAATTTAATTGAAATCATCAGCCCTTGACTTAAATCTTCATAGTCTAGGCATTAAACCCTAGTTATCCCCTCCCCCTACATTTTCCTATTGTatatagaagaaaatgaaaaattctgatCATGGCCTACAAAACGCCATACAATTTGGCTGCTTGCCAACCTCTCTGACCTTCTCTCTCAATTGGGCTGAAACACATCAAGCTTGTTCCCACCTCAGAACTTCAAATCAGGAGATTGTGTCAGTCAGGACTGCCCTTCATTCTGATCTTCATGGCTGGTTCCTTTATGTCACTCAGGTCACAGCTCGGACATCAGCTTTTCAGAAAGCCATTTAACACTCTTAGCAATCATTACTCCATTCCAAAGTCACTTGCTAGCCCATTaccctttttactttctttatagtATTATTCCTACTATAAGCTctcttttatgtgtgtgtttatcatCTGTCTCTCTTACTCCAGTGTTAATTTCATAAGGGCAGGGCAGTTAATTTCATGGCCTTAACAGGGTGAttatggtgggttttttcctgcctctgtctcccagctTACGCAAGGCATGCAAAGTCCAGCAGCAGCTGAAAGTTAAAACCATGGGATCAACCTTTTATTTCTAGCTAGACAAGTGAGAAAGTGGGGGGCTTGCATGTTGAGGAGTGAGGGGGTCATCCCCATTGGTCTTTTTCTCCCCAGTTACCACATCTCCCCTGCAACCTCAGTGATGGCAGAGGTCTTCACTGAGAAATGGCCTGTGTCTCTGGACAAAGGAACAGGTTAAGAGGCTCCTATTGTCTGAAGAGTGTGGGGGCATGCccgttatttttctttcttttctcttgctatttaaattgacaagaacagatactacacttgatcttagccaaaaggctgagatgaaatagacaaaataaactttaagctaAAATTACTGTCAAGTATAAATTTTACTAATATAGTAATTCCAAAGGACCAAGGAGCAGGGCAGTGGCTTTATTGAGAACCCAGGATTTATGAGCGTCCACCGTGCCCAGTCACTTTTAAATCATCAGCACAGCCCTATAATTCAGATAtttaggtgaagtgacttgcccagggtcacacagctaagtgagAGTCTTCTGGGACCAACAGTAACTTTTGCAAAGGCGTCTCTTGCTATACTTAATCACTGCCACCCTCTGAcactcacattctttctttttatactatTCTGTTTCCTTGGGTCAAAGAATCCGACCCCTGAATTAAGGTTAAATAGGAATTAGTGGCAGATCAAAAGCCAAAATCGCTTCAAGATATTCTTTTAATTCCCCCATGTAATGCCTTTAGTCacaaaaatatagaacaatatagaaaattacaAGTCAAGCGACCTTAGTATTCACAGGCAAGcactaatatattttaatgtaccatgatcatattaaaatagaaataactatGAAACATTTTCTGCGGAGAAGCAGCCCCTGCGGCAGGCAGCAGGAAGGGACAGGAAGGCTGCACGGCGCCCAGGCCTCCGATGGCCTAGGTCTCACCCCGCAGCGCACTGTTGATGCGCCGGAACGCTGCTTCCTTCTCCGAGTCTAGGTCTTCGTTGGTGACCCGGAAACCCAGCttaggggctgggggcagcctcaGAGGCTCCCCTCGCCTGTGCGGCAGCAGAGGAATCCTGCGTTTTCGGGGCCTGGGACCGTCAGGTGTGAGGGAGACGTTCCTCCAGGGCCGTTTCTGCCCTCTTGTTGCCTCTGCATCTTTGTcaggctggcttttcctctgggAAACCACCGGAGCTGCAGAGGGCGACGGAGGGCCCTCCTTGCTCCCTTTCTTTGCAGACTTCTGGGGCAGCCCTTGCGGTATGGCGGGAcccctccttctcttcactgGCAGGAAACCTCGGGTGGAGCTATATGAGCTCGTGATGGCgtttctttgggggcaggagCTCATACAAGAGGTCTGCAGTTTCCTGTTGGATCTGTCTTCTGCCCTCTTGGCGTGGAGGTCTCTCTGcagaggtccaggcctgggcacgAAGAAGGAGCCCCCCAGGGGCCTAAATGCAGATCGTGCGCCCCCGGTGTCATCGGGGCTGCTTCTCTGGTCTTCGTTCCTCCCtgtgactgtggggacttcctcctgcttggccatcccttgcccgctctctcccagggccctcaacACCGTCTTATCTGTGCTGTAGTTCGGGACACAGCTGGGTGTCGTGGGCCCCCGCGCCACACTGACAGTGACTGTGTCCACTGCGGACACTGAGCTGCGGGATGTCGTGGAGGTGCGAGCACCCATCACCGCCTTCTTCCGATGGCCTCGACTGCAGATGGAGATAAGGACCCCCAGAAAGGAGCGCAGGGTCTGCGGGATGGTAGAATGGGGTCTCAGAGACTCTGTGGCAAAGCGCAGATGCAGAGTCACTGGACACTTGTGGGCTGGCCTGCGAGTGGATAGCTGGCCATAGACAGCTGGGTGACCCGGGCCGGCCACGGGAAGTCGGTGGGCGcggggagcgggctgggggcagccgaaccctcctggcaggtgctggtcccccagtgcccggggcgggggtgaggggcagggcctacCTAAGTAACTGCCCCTAGAGAACTTGGGTGAGGTCGGTCCTTGGATAGAGAGCTGGGCTCCGAGCACTCTCCTTCAGCTGTCAACTCGGCCAAAAGCGGAGTGCGCTCTCTTTGGCCTGTTGCCTTTTTATACTCTGCAACCTGTGAGCGAACAATGGGCGTGTGTTCGCAGGGCGCAAAGGTTTAGGGAGGGGTGGCGCATGCGCAGAGTACACGTCAGGCCCTGGGGCGCGCAGGTGAGGATGTGCGCCCCTGGACCGTCTAGCGCTTCTGAATCTCCCGGGGGTCTGAGGGTTGGAGGTGTTTGCCTTGAGGGTGATGAGCTTCTTGGCAGGGCAGCTGTCCCTTCTCCTCCGGCCGGCTCTAACTGTACAGGTTGGGTCCCCGGCCACCAGAGCGGGAAAGCTGGAGAGCAGGGTACCTGGCTCAGCAGCCGCCGCCCGAGGTGGCAGATTTGGCATCAGCGCCTGTGCGTCCGCCTGCCCTCCCACCTGGTAACATTGGAGGAGAGAGCCGCTGAGAACAgaagtgccaaaaaaaaaaaccccaaaaaacccagaAGTGCCCAAGCCACCGAGATCCTGCTGGGGTGACAACTGAAGGGGCAGGCAGGGCGGACTGGGAGGGACATATATACCAGGTCCAAACCCAGAAAGATCTGAAATGCACGAGTCAGAATGAAAGTCCAGAATCATCCTTGGGCTTTGGGCTGAGCTGGAAGTATAGCCAAACTCTTCAAGGTCTCCAGCTCCACCTGCAGTTTCTGCCTGGCTGGGACATTGCCCCAGAGTGGGGTTAAGTTTAAGGAGTCGAAGGAGGCATACATTTCCATCCTCTGGATCACTGCTcaccaaaaaatacataatgccaggcacatatgtaattttgaattttctaatgAACAcgccaggaaaatgaaaatggtggAGTCAAtgtaaataatagatttttaattcagtatctgcaaaatgtTAGAATTTTTACATGTGGCACGAGAAATGTGGTCATATTACGAGGGCTTGAGAGCCGCATGGAGCAAGATAGAGGACAAACAGCATGCAGTTGAAACTCTAAGAAGTGAACGCTAACAGGCAGATGGGGCCTGGAAGTCCAAAGTTGAATAACAGCACTCAGGACCTATTTGTTGATTATGTTAATGAGTCATGGTAAATAGAATATAAGgaaaaccaacatttattgagcacttgctacaTACTGAATAATGCTTATCTAGTTCTTGCAATAACCTGTTGAAGTAAgcattaatttccattttactgtAAAAAGCCTAAGATTCAGAAATTTTTCTCATCTGAGTGTAGACAAGTACGCTGCTGATTCATCATCTCAGCTCCCATTTATTTTGACCTGGGTACCAGACACTGTGCCAAAAATCttatattcattatctcattcttATTAAAACTACTATCATTAAAACTCTATGATATAGGTAtcactgtctccattttacaggtgagggaactGGAGCTctactgattttatttaaaagattcatacttaattttttaagtaaacaatACAGAAAACTACATAAAAAGAAGTCAAAATAATCTGAACTGCTGGGTGCAAAGAttaccactgttaatattttagtgCCCTTTCTAAATATCTCTGTTTGTACAGATTTTATAGTAAATGAAATTATAACCTACATGTAGGTTTATAACTTTATGGTTTTTTACTCAGTGTTAATTCAAGactgatctttctttcttttcatgtcAGAATAGCCTTCAGAACCCAAAGAATTGAAACCATAATGGTGAAAGTGACTGGGGGGAGGTTTGTGTTGGGCAGTATTCTGTCTTTCTCACCAGGCTGGCCCTGAGCACTAAAAGTCAGGATCAGAAAGACTTGTGTGAAGGACAAAGTCTGTCTTTTGaccctccccatttttttttcatttgtggtCACAGCCTTTCCCTCTGGATATCTCCAGTTGGGCCCCTGCCAATGGATATGTCTGAgttgggatggagggagagagtgTGTAGCTGTATATGGCTGTGCCCCCTACCTTTGGCAGCTTAATGCCCTTGAAGCTCAGATAGGTGTTATCTCCCCTGAAAAAGAGTAGCCAAAGGCAGGTCTCTGTGCCAACTCTTAAAAGGTTTCCAGTGCCCCTGAACTAGGGCTTATGAACTAGGGCTCTACGAGATACCAGGCAAAGGCAAGAATGAGTATTCTTGGAACAAGATAAGTGCACAGCAGGCCAGAGCAGGACAGAGTGTCCCAGAAGCCTTTTATGGTGGAAGAGAACTTTATCATTGCCGATTCTTAAGTACACCTTGAAAGCGCCTTCTTCTGTGCTATtgttcttgtttcctttgctttgaatgTTCTTAATTGTTTCTCTATTCTAATCTTATCTATCTCCCAAAGCCTGTCTCAAACACCAGTTCTTCCATGATACATATTTTGGTTCCTTTTCCTTGAAACCAGATGTACTATATTTGTCCGCATTGGTTAAGGCTCATTGTATATGTTTGTACTATGTTTTGGGTAATGAAATATCAATGTCTGAGAAAATAATGATAGTCTTCCTTTCgtcatgaaaaaaatgttcattgtttATAGCAAGAATTAGGATTGTGTCCttcaacagcacaataaaagaaGCAAACTTATTCTCAAGTTTCCATCCTAGCTATTGGCTTGATAATAGACAAATCTCCCTCTGCATATAACTGAGCTAAGAAAAGAGTAGCATTTAACTTGGTATTATAAACACCTAACTATACCTATTAAAAGGTTCTAT harbors:
- the LOC125965625 gene encoding putative POM121-like protein 1; this encodes MGARTSTTSRSSVSAVDTVTVSVARGPTTPSCVPNYSTDKTVLRALGESGQGMAKQEEVPTVTGRNEDQRSSPDDTGGARSAFRPLGGSFFVPRPGPLQRDLHAKRAEDRSNRKLQTSCMSSCPQRNAITSSYSSTRGFLPVKRRRGPAIPQGLPQKSAKKGSKEGPPSPSAAPVVSQRKSQPDKDAEATRGQKRPWRNVSLTPDGPRPRKRRIPLLPHRRGEPLRLPPAPKLGFRVTNEDLDSEKEAAFRRINSALRGET